A genomic window from Mus caroli unplaced genomic scaffold, CAROLI_EIJ_v1.1 scaffold_19127_1, whole genome shotgun sequence includes:
- the LOC115030297 gene encoding uncharacterized protein LOC115030297 encodes MGNLKTVQNSAENDDVRGNKPPIFLHVPRNHRISVLEASGDIEPTQSTSAADSRAPADIEPTPXQSAPDSGAPADVEKIPSPCPADSSESDEKYDSETGEEPSPVPDLDEDLAEVFYDALESADHTGHSGSTVQEPGFLWPPDKLLLLVMPLMWFLTFLLSMMTWTRNQIQQVWYEENGQGPPSNRNDKPDAAGAEHSNTH; translated from the exons ATGGGGAACTTGAAAACTGTGCAGAACTCTGCAGAGAATGATGAT GTGCGAGGAAATAAACCACCTATTTTCCTTCATGTTCCTCGGAACCATAGAATTTCTGTGCTTGAGGCTTCTGGTGACATTGAGCCAACTCAATCCACNAGTGCTGCTGACAGCAGGGCTCCTGCTGACATAGAACCAACTCCTTNACAAAGTGCTCCTGACAGTGGTGCTCCTGCTGATGTTGAGAAAATTCCTTCCCCATGTCCTGCAGACAGTTCTGAATCTGATGAAAAATATGACTCAGAAACAG GTGAGGAACCCAGTCCTGTTCCTGACCTAGATGAAGATCTAGCTGAGGTTTTTTATGATGCTTTAGAGTCAGCCGATCACACTGGCCATAGCGGGTCCACTGTCCAGGAACCTGGTTTTCTCTGGCCACCAGATAAGCTACTGCTGCTGGTAATGCCCTTGATGTGGTTTCTTACATTCTTGTTATCAATGATGACATGGACGAGAAATCAAATTCAGCAGGTGTGGTATGAAGAAAATGGCCAAGGACCTCCCTCCAACAGAAACGATAAACCAG aTGCTGCTGGAGCTGAACACTCCAACACACACTGA